Proteins from a single region of Oscillatoria sp. FACHB-1406:
- a CDS encoding 5-formyltetrahydrofolate cyclo-ligase, giving the protein MEPNFKAELRRQLLKQRRSLSARVWQTRSKQLCDRLQEFPIFARSTTILAYWSCHQEPDLSPLLSRSDKVWGLPRCVDKSLCWHHWKPGEALERGSYGIFEPHADSPRLQAESIDLILVPAVACDRAGYRLGYGGGFYDRLLSLPQWSSIPTLGIVFEFALLESLPVEPWDIALNGVCTEEQILKIAL; this is encoded by the coding sequence ATGGAACCGAATTTTAAGGCAGAATTGCGCCGCCAGTTGTTAAAGCAACGCCGTTCGCTTTCCGCTCGGGTGTGGCAGACTCGGAGCAAACAATTGTGCGATCGCCTGCAAGAATTCCCGATTTTTGCGCGATCGACTACCATTTTAGCTTATTGGAGTTGTCATCAAGAACCCGATCTCAGCCCGTTATTAAGCCGCAGCGATAAGGTTTGGGGGCTACCGAGATGCGTCGATAAATCTTTGTGCTGGCATCACTGGAAGCCCGGAGAAGCACTGGAAAGAGGCAGTTATGGCATTTTTGAACCTCACGCCGATTCTCCTCGTTTGCAGGCAGAAAGCATCGATTTAATTTTAGTGCCGGCTGTGGCTTGCGATCGCGCCGGTTATCGTTTAGGGTACGGTGGCGGATTTTACGATCGCCTCCTCAGTTTGCCCCAATGGTCGTCTATCCCAACTCTTGGTATTGTCTTTGAGTTTGCCTTGCTCGAATCTTTGCCTGTCGAACCGTGGGATATTGCCCTGAACGGCGTTTGTACGGAGGAACAGATATTAAAAATTGCGCTTTGA
- a CDS encoding carbohydrate ABC transporter permease produces MTRLTAQIRKKKLQQLGLYIVLSILALAMLFPLLWLLSTALKSPSENVFGFPPQLLPRQPTLANFAIAWKTAPFARYLFNSTFVAIVTVVLNVLFCALAAYPLARMTFPGRDFIFALIVSTIMIPFQIVMIPLYVLTVQLGLKNSYLGLILPALASAFGIFLLRQAFQDVPKELEEAGRLDGCTETGLWWHIMIPAVRPALVTLAIFVFIGSWSDFLWPLLVLDRPESYTLPIGVATLAGTFSLDWRLIAAGSVISILPVLVLFLFVQRYIIPTDAGSGVKG; encoded by the coding sequence ATGACTCGTTTAACAGCACAAATCCGAAAGAAAAAATTGCAACAACTCGGACTATATATAGTTCTTAGCATTCTCGCCCTCGCCATGCTATTTCCCTTGCTGTGGCTATTGAGTACCGCTTTAAAATCTCCGAGCGAGAACGTTTTTGGATTTCCGCCGCAACTCCTACCGCGACAACCGACGCTTGCTAATTTCGCGATCGCGTGGAAAACTGCCCCCTTTGCTCGCTATCTTTTCAATAGCACCTTTGTTGCCATTGTTACCGTCGTCTTAAACGTTCTCTTCTGCGCTCTCGCTGCCTATCCCCTCGCGAGAATGACCTTTCCAGGACGCGATTTCATCTTCGCCCTAATCGTCTCTACGATTATGATTCCCTTTCAAATTGTGATGATTCCCCTCTACGTTCTTACCGTTCAGTTAGGCTTAAAAAATAGCTATCTCGGTTTGATTTTACCAGCATTAGCTTCAGCTTTTGGCATATTTTTATTGCGCCAAGCCTTCCAAGATGTCCCCAAAGAATTAGAGGAAGCCGGTCGTTTAGATGGCTGTACGGAAACCGGTTTATGGTGGCATATTATGATTCCCGCCGTGCGTCCTGCTTTGGTAACGCTTGCCATTTTTGTATTCATTGGTTCCTGGAGTGATTTTCTTTGGCCGTTGCTCGTTCTCGACCGTCCGGAATCCTATACGCTCCCAATCGGCGTTGCTACTTTAGCCGGAACCTTTTCCCTCGATTGGCGATTGATTGCTGCCGGTTCGGTAATTTCTATTCTGCCCGTTTTAGTCCTATTTTTGTTCGTCCAACGCTATATTATTCCGACGGATGCTGGGAGTGGAGTGAAAGGGTAA
- the lnt gene encoding apolipoprotein N-acyltransferase: MIAIIKTFLASKNLYPKLALALGGGMLMGLTPAPVEAFPLAWIALVPLWLLLADCTLKQSVIFALIWGLAYHGLALFWITGIHPMTWLGVPWLASLAIAAFCWLFISLWGAALVIAWALGMFSLRKLKLKARSKKFLLQKGFFAPFQRVLIGVAWWCLLEAIWSSGVLWWTSLSYTQSPHNLLILQLARFSGPTTVTAAIVAVNGLIAEFIYQKVKHLRDTSPLSGREELKERAANSILAAALSLLLSSHAIGWAIYARPITQENPIKIGIVQGNIPNNIKLFTDGFQRAMQRYTSGYEALADRGVDAVLTPEGALPVFIDRLQDTPIYAAILKHKTLAWLGAYGREPDNPTALSYTNSLFTVTGQGNAVSRFDKIKLVPLGEYIPFEPIVGKFIDRLSPLEAHMIPGKTSQVFETPLGKASVGICYESAFAEHFRRQTARGGEFILTASNNAHYAKSMPAQHHAQDVMRAIENDRWAARATNTGYSGIVNPHGSTIWRSGIKTYEVHADTIYRRKTRTLYVRFGDWLLGVLIILAVLSLLGFSM; the protein is encoded by the coding sequence GTGATAGCAATCATTAAAACCTTTCTGGCTTCCAAAAATCTTTACCCAAAACTTGCCTTGGCGCTCGGCGGCGGTATGTTGATGGGGCTAACTCCCGCACCTGTCGAAGCGTTTCCCCTCGCCTGGATTGCACTGGTTCCCTTGTGGCTTCTCCTAGCAGATTGTACGCTGAAACAATCGGTTATTTTTGCCTTAATTTGGGGCTTAGCTTACCACGGTTTAGCGCTGTTCTGGATAACGGGAATTCATCCCATGACTTGGCTGGGTGTTCCTTGGTTGGCGAGTCTCGCGATCGCGGCTTTTTGTTGGCTCTTTATTAGCTTATGGGGTGCAGCTTTAGTTATTGCTTGGGCGCTAGGGATGTTCTCCTTGCGGAAACTAAAACTCAAGGCACGCTCTAAAAAGTTTCTTCTTCAAAAAGGCTTTTTCGCTCCCTTTCAGCGCGTCTTAATTGGCGTTGCTTGGTGGTGCTTGCTCGAAGCAATTTGGAGTTCTGGGGTATTATGGTGGACTTCCCTTTCTTATACCCAAAGTCCTCACAATCTCCTCATTTTACAACTCGCTCGCTTTTCTGGGCCGACGACTGTAACCGCAGCGATTGTTGCAGTCAATGGTTTAATTGCTGAATTTATTTATCAAAAGGTCAAACATTTGAGAGATACCTCTCCTTTAAGTGGGAGAGAGGAATTGAAGGAAAGGGCGGCAAATTCTATACTTGCTGCTGCCCTAAGCTTACTACTCAGCAGTCACGCGATCGGATGGGCGATATACGCGCGCCCAATAACTCAGGAAAATCCGATTAAAATTGGGATTGTTCAGGGCAATATTCCTAATAATATTAAACTTTTTACTGATGGTTTTCAGCGAGCAATGCAGCGCTATACTAGCGGGTATGAAGCTTTAGCCGATCGCGGCGTAGATGCAGTCTTAACCCCAGAAGGCGCATTGCCGGTTTTTATCGATCGATTGCAGGATACGCCGATTTACGCAGCCATTTTAAAACATAAAACCCTCGCTTGGTTGGGCGCTTACGGGAGAGAACCCGACAACCCTACGGCTTTGAGTTATACCAATAGTCTTTTTACCGTAACTGGACAGGGAAACGCTGTCAGTCGCTTCGATAAAATTAAACTCGTTCCTTTAGGAGAATATATTCCCTTCGAGCCAATTGTAGGAAAATTTATCGATCGCCTTTCTCCGTTGGAAGCGCACATGATTCCCGGCAAAACTTCCCAAGTTTTCGAGACTCCCCTAGGGAAAGCGAGCGTTGGAATTTGCTACGAATCGGCGTTTGCAGAACACTTTCGCCGTCAAACCGCGCGCGGCGGCGAATTCATTTTAACCGCTTCTAATAACGCCCATTATGCCAAATCCATGCCCGCTCAGCACCACGCCCAAGATGTGATGCGCGCGATTGAAAACGATCGCTGGGCCGCCCGCGCCACCAATACCGGCTATTCTGGTATTGTCAATCCGCACGGCAGCACGATTTGGCGATCGGGAATTAAGACTTATGAAGTCCACGCCGACACGATTTATCGGCGAAAAACTCGAACGCTTTACGTGCGCTTTGGAGACTGGTTATTAGGCGTTTTGATTATTTTGGCAGTTCTGAGTTTATTGGGCTTTTCAATGTAG
- the ffh gene encoding signal recognition particle protein, whose product MFDALAEKLEDAWKKLRGQDKISQSNIQDALKVVRDALLKADVNLQVVREFIKDVETKAIGAEVISGVRPDQQFIKIVRDELIAVMGETNAPLAQADKPPTVILMAGLQGTGKTTATAKLALYLRKQKRNCLMVATDVYRPAAIDQLKTLGEQIKVPVFELGTGENPVEIARQGVERAKAENIDTVIIDTAGRLQIDPEMMAELARIKEATQPDDTLLVVDSMTGQEAANLTRTFHDEIGITGAILTKMDGDSRGGAALSVRKISGQPIKFVGVGEKVEALEPFYPDRIASRILGMGDVVTLVEKAQEEIDLADAVKMQEKILEARFDFNDFIKQMRLLKNMGSLGGVLKLIPGMGKISGADLEKGEAELKRTEAMISSMTKAERQDPDLLAQSPSRRRRVAKGSGHSERDVSDLVTKFTRMRAMMRKMGRGEMGGMGFPEMGGMFGGGGGAPQAGFRGYPGGGSPKKNKKPGKKKKGFGQL is encoded by the coding sequence ATGTTTGATGCTCTCGCCGAAAAATTAGAAGATGCGTGGAAAAAGCTACGCGGTCAAGATAAAATCTCCCAATCCAACATTCAGGATGCCCTCAAAGTCGTTCGCGATGCACTTTTAAAGGCGGATGTCAACCTGCAAGTCGTCCGAGAATTCATCAAAGACGTTGAAACCAAAGCCATTGGCGCGGAAGTCATTTCCGGCGTGCGTCCCGACCAGCAGTTTATTAAAATTGTCCGCGACGAACTGATCGCCGTGATGGGCGAAACCAACGCGCCCCTCGCCCAAGCCGATAAACCGCCAACAGTGATTTTAATGGCGGGATTGCAAGGAACCGGGAAAACGACGGCTACCGCCAAATTAGCGCTCTATCTCCGCAAGCAAAAGCGCAATTGCTTAATGGTTGCAACCGACGTATACCGCCCCGCCGCGATCGATCAATTGAAAACTTTGGGCGAACAAATCAAGGTTCCCGTATTTGAACTGGGAACGGGCGAAAACCCCGTAGAAATTGCCCGTCAAGGTGTGGAACGCGCCAAAGCCGAAAACATTGATACCGTCATCATCGACACCGCCGGACGCTTGCAGATCGACCCGGAAATGATGGCAGAGTTAGCGCGCATTAAGGAAGCGACGCAACCCGACGATACCCTGCTGGTGGTGGACTCGATGACGGGACAAGAAGCGGCTAACCTTACCCGCACCTTCCACGACGAAATCGGCATTACCGGCGCAATCCTCACCAAAATGGACGGCGACAGTCGCGGCGGGGCAGCGCTTTCAGTGCGAAAAATTTCCGGCCAACCGATTAAATTCGTGGGGGTTGGGGAAAAAGTCGAAGCCCTCGAGCCATTTTATCCCGATCGCATCGCCTCTCGGATTTTGGGGATGGGCGACGTAGTGACGCTAGTCGAAAAAGCCCAAGAAGAAATCGATCTCGCCGATGCCGTCAAAATGCAGGAGAAAATCCTAGAGGCGCGGTTCGATTTCAATGACTTTATCAAGCAAATGCGCTTGCTTAAAAATATGGGATCTTTGGGCGGCGTACTGAAGCTGATTCCGGGGATGGGTAAGATTAGCGGTGCGGATCTCGAGAAAGGTGAGGCAGAACTGAAGCGCACCGAAGCAATGATTAGTTCGATGACGAAAGCAGAACGCCAAGATCCCGATCTGCTAGCCCAGTCGCCCAGTCGTCGCCGCCGGGTTGCGAAGGGTTCCGGACACAGCGAACGGGATGTATCCGATTTAGTGACGAAGTTTACGCGGATGCGGGCGATGATGCGGAAGATGGGACGCGGCGAAATGGGTGGAATGGGATTTCCGGAAATGGGGGGAATGTTCGGCGGCGGTGGCGGCGCGCCCCAAGCAGGATTTCGCGGCTATCCCGGCGGCGGCAGTCCTAAAAAGAATAAGAAACCCGGAAAGAAGAAGAAGGGTTTCGGGCAGTTGTAA
- a CDS encoding Uma2 family endonuclease — protein sequence MLKSEIQNLPSSAELPCSDDTPVDNEEQNFIPNFLLFLLEYLWGNRQNWFFGVDMAVYHTTGDNPRIPIIPDGFLALNVERRKGGQSRSSYVTWEENNVVPILALEVVSQAPGGEYSSKEEIYARLGVLYYVIYNPQQFGRGSHQELEVYKLVKGRYSWQTKEPVWMPEIGLGIGRGIRNYGGVEREVLYWFDEEGNRYIGTEEAEQQARMQLVEMRQELDIAKQRAEAERQRAETERQLREQLQQTLERYRRQFGDLPE from the coding sequence ATGCTAAAATCGGAAATCCAGAATCTCCCCAGCAGCGCCGAACTCCCCTGTTCGGACGATACCCCCGTGGATAACGAAGAACAAAACTTTATCCCTAACTTCCTGTTATTCTTGCTCGAATATCTTTGGGGAAACCGCCAAAACTGGTTCTTCGGTGTGGATATGGCAGTCTATCACACCACTGGAGATAACCCTCGCATTCCGATTATTCCCGATGGATTTTTAGCCCTCAATGTCGAACGGCGTAAAGGCGGACAATCGCGCAGCAGCTATGTAACGTGGGAAGAAAACAATGTCGTGCCGATTTTAGCGCTCGAAGTGGTGTCTCAAGCTCCGGGGGGCGAATATAGCAGCAAGGAAGAAATCTATGCTCGGTTGGGCGTGTTGTACTACGTTATTTACAATCCCCAACAATTCGGACGAGGCAGCCATCAAGAATTAGAAGTGTATAAATTAGTTAAAGGACGGTATAGCTGGCAAACAAAAGAACCGGTGTGGATGCCAGAAATTGGTTTAGGAATCGGTCGGGGAATTCGCAATTACGGGGGAGTGGAACGAGAGGTTTTATACTGGTTTGATGAGGAAGGAAATCGCTATATCGGTACTGAAGAAGCCGAACAGCAGGCTCGGATGCAATTAGTGGAGATGCGTCAGGAATTGGATATTGCTAAACAGCGAGCAGAAGCAGAACGACAACGAGCAGAAACAGAGCGACAATTGCGCGAACAATTGCAACAAACACTCGAACGCTATCGCCGACAATTTGGCGACTTACCTGAGTAA
- a CDS encoding DUF2442 domain-containing protein, producing the protein MTTLILETEPIATQVSITDEKLIVDLIDGRSLSIPLTWYPRLLHAAIAERQRWQLLGDGCAIEWPDLDEHIGIEGLLAGRRSGESQKSFERWLSARVKKMSI; encoded by the coding sequence ATGACTACTTTGATACTTGAAACAGAACCGATCGCCACTCAAGTCAGCATTACGGATGAAAAATTGATTGTAGACCTCATTGACGGTCGCAGTCTCAGTATTCCTTTAACTTGGTATCCCCGTTTACTCCACGCTGCGATCGCGGAACGACAAAGATGGCAATTGCTAGGCGATGGTTGCGCGATTGAATGGCCCGATCTTGACGAACATATTGGTATTGAAGGACTGTTAGCCGGTAGGCGCAGCGGAGAAAGTCAGAAATCTTTTGAACGTTGGTTATCAGCGCGCGTCAAAAAAATGTCAATTTAA
- a CDS encoding DUF4160 domain-containing protein, which translates to MPTVLQAGPYAFIFFSSDRGEPPHIHVKRDRQLAKYWLVPIALEKNRGFKEHELNLIVKLVEEHQTLLLNAWHDYFDT; encoded by the coding sequence ATGCCAACAGTTTTACAAGCTGGGCCTTACGCCTTCATCTTTTTTAGTTCCGATCGCGGCGAACCGCCTCATATTCATGTGAAGCGCGATCGGCAACTTGCAAAATATTGGCTCGTTCCGATCGCCTTAGAAAAAAACCGAGGCTTTAAAGAACATGAATTGAATCTGATTGTTAAACTGGTAGAGGAACATCAAACATTGTTACTGAATGCTTGGCATGACTACTTTGATACTTGA
- a CDS encoding restriction endonuclease, which yields MAESTPFFPTFDQMLLPIVRVLLDLGGSGTREEIYEGVVQLLNLSEEVLEIMQGNTSQSAIKCRLSWSLSYLKYYGLLENSKRGIWSLLDPEIKVNTLDPKEIVKVVRDRQKNKQKDSEVAEEISEVSESLSEITWEQELHQALLKLEPSAFERLVQKLLRESGFIQVRVTGKSGDGGIDGIGIARINGFLSFQVLFQCKRYSGAVSASQVRDFRGAMQGRTDKGLLITTGTFTQSAIAEAQRDGAPPIDLIDGEQLVRRLKELGLGIKITLVESVKVDRDWFVNL from the coding sequence ATGGCTGAATCGACACCTTTTTTTCCCACCTTCGACCAAATGCTACTGCCTATTGTTCGAGTCTTGCTCGACTTGGGCGGTTCTGGAACCCGAGAAGAAATTTACGAAGGAGTCGTACAGCTTCTTAATCTGTCAGAAGAAGTGTTAGAAATTATGCAGGGAAATACCTCTCAGAGTGCGATTAAATGCCGCTTGAGTTGGAGTCTGAGCTACCTTAAATATTACGGGCTGTTAGAGAACTCCAAACGGGGGATTTGGTCTTTACTCGATCCTGAAATAAAAGTTAACACGCTCGATCCTAAAGAAATTGTCAAGGTCGTGCGCGATCGACAAAAAAATAAACAGAAAGATTCAGAAGTTGCCGAAGAAATTAGCGAGGTTAGTGAATCTTTAAGCGAGATAACTTGGGAGCAAGAATTACACCAAGCGCTCCTTAAGTTAGAACCCTCTGCGTTCGAGCGCTTGGTACAGAAATTATTACGAGAATCCGGTTTTATTCAAGTCCGAGTGACGGGAAAGTCCGGCGATGGCGGGATTGATGGCATTGGGATTGCTCGCATCAATGGTTTTTTGAGCTTTCAAGTTCTTTTTCAATGCAAGCGCTATTCTGGGGCGGTGAGTGCTTCTCAAGTTAGGGATTTTCGCGGTGCAATGCAAGGACGTACCGATAAAGGATTGCTGATTACAACAGGAACTTTTACGCAGAGCGCTATTGCAGAAGCTCAAAGAGATGGCGCACCTCCCATCGATTTAATTGATGGCGAACAGTTAGTGCGCCGATTGAAAGAATTGGGCTTAGGCATAAAAATAACTTTAGTTGAATCGGTAAAAGTCGATCGCGATTGGTTCGTCAATCTTTAG
- a CDS encoding DUF2079 domain-containing protein, protein MLTAVSAAVLFLCSSLRHLLFQSSAFDLSIFDQGIYLLSVNRVPIVTLIGHHLLGDHAAFILYPIALLYKIYPSVYWLFLLQAIALASGGWLTEKVALQAGLTRSQSLAIAGVYWLYPVVFNVNLFDFHPEVLAIPAIFGAVWAARAGKIVLYCACVLLILSTKAVLSLTVAAMGIWLLLFEKKRSYGGIAIAIGIVWFIVSTQLIIPAFSGREAAAVNRYSVLGNSVSEIILNLLLEPGLVLQQIFTLPNLFYLILLFIPIIWGLSWQNLTPLWGIIPTVGLNLLSASPAQKDLVHQYSLPALPFLLFAVIASLSSEKSWLKRPHWIVVWAAICFLALAKFGLFWTQYLESIDTWQATRGAIAQINTQGGVLTASQIAPHLAHRPLLKLALDENRNIPLEPFDYVLLNIRHPGWNSSLGTVEGLRDRIEKTSHFQLKYQQDDVMLWAREKDKV, encoded by the coding sequence ATGTTGACCGCCGTTAGCGCTGCGGTTCTATTTTTATGCAGCAGCTTGCGCCATCTCCTGTTTCAATCCAGTGCCTTCGATTTATCAATCTTCGACCAAGGCATTTATTTACTGAGCGTTAACCGAGTCCCGATTGTTACTCTTATCGGACATCATCTCCTCGGCGATCATGCTGCCTTTATCCTGTATCCGATTGCGCTCCTCTACAAGATTTATCCCAGCGTTTATTGGTTATTTTTGCTGCAAGCGATCGCCCTCGCTTCGGGCGGTTGGCTGACGGAAAAAGTCGCGCTGCAAGCGGGGTTAACTCGCTCTCAATCGCTCGCGATCGCAGGGGTTTATTGGCTCTATCCGGTCGTTTTTAACGTCAACTTGTTCGATTTTCACCCAGAAGTGTTGGCGATTCCGGCGATTTTTGGGGCAGTATGGGCGGCGAGGGCAGGAAAAATAGTTTTGTATTGCGCTTGCGTTCTTTTAATCTTAAGTACCAAGGCGGTGCTATCGCTAACGGTAGCGGCGATGGGAATTTGGCTGTTATTGTTTGAGAAGAAGCGAAGTTACGGGGGAATTGCGATCGCGATCGGAATTGTCTGGTTTATTGTTTCAACTCAACTGATTATTCCTGCCTTCAGCGGTCGCGAAGCTGCCGCCGTCAATCGTTATAGTGTTTTGGGCAACTCGGTTTCAGAGATTATCCTCAATCTCTTGCTCGAACCGGGATTAGTTCTACAGCAAATCTTTACCCTTCCCAATCTATTTTATCTTATTCTTTTATTTATCCCCATAATTTGGGGACTTTCTTGGCAAAATTTAACACCATTATGGGGGATTATCCCCACTGTAGGCTTAAATTTATTGAGTGCCAGTCCCGCCCAAAAAGACTTAGTGCATCAATATTCGCTACCCGCTTTGCCCTTTTTATTATTCGCAGTTATAGCCTCACTTTCATCGGAAAAAAGTTGGCTAAAACGTCCGCACTGGATCGTTGTTTGGGCGGCAATCTGTTTTCTTGCTTTAGCAAAATTCGGTCTGTTTTGGACGCAATACCTCGAAAGTATCGACACTTGGCAAGCCACGCGGGGCGCGATCGCACAAATTAATACTCAAGGCGGCGTACTCACCGCCTCGCAAATCGCCCCCCATCTCGCCCATCGTCCCCTGCTTAAACTCGCACTCGATGAGAATCGCAATATTCCGCTCGAACCCTTCGATTACGTGCTGCTAAACATCAGACATCCCGGTTGGAACAGTTCGCTGGGAACAGTGGAAGGATTGCGCGATCGCATTGAAAAAACGTCACACTTTCAACTGAAATATCAACAAGATGATGTGATGTTATGGGCGAGAGAAAAAGATAAAGTTTGA
- the crtB gene encoding 15-cis-phytoene synthase CrtB — translation MLQLPKTQRMSILASKDEAYEYCRQITAKYSKTFYLGTLLMPLEKRRAIWAIYNWCRRTDELVDGPEAASTTPETLDRWEEHLESVFSGKPLEAADVALIDSIERYPIEIQPFRDMIDGQRMDLYRSRYETFEELELYCYRVAGTVGLMTSPVLGYDRGNGTAPWYRPAASSAVPEKEAIALGIANQLTNILRDVGEDAQRGRIYLPLEDLARFNYTEDDLFKGIVDDRWRNFMRFQIQRARQFYVDAERGIRALSPDARWPVWAALMLYQGILDVIERNDYNVFTKRAFVPKSEKMLYLPVAWLRAQVL, via the coding sequence ATGCTGCAACTGCCTAAAACTCAACGTATGAGCATACTAGCCTCCAAAGACGAGGCTTACGAATACTGCCGTCAGATCACGGCGAAATACTCCAAAACGTTCTACCTAGGCACACTCTTGATGCCGCTGGAAAAACGTCGGGCGATCTGGGCCATTTATAACTGGTGTCGGCGCACCGACGAGTTAGTCGATGGCCCCGAAGCAGCTTCAACGACTCCAGAAACGCTAGACCGTTGGGAAGAACACCTCGAATCGGTCTTTTCCGGGAAACCCCTAGAAGCTGCCGATGTCGCGCTAATCGATAGCATCGAGCGCTACCCCATCGAGATTCAGCCCTTTCGGGACATGATCGACGGACAGCGCATGGATCTCTATCGCAGCCGTTACGAAACCTTCGAGGAACTCGAGTTGTACTGCTATCGGGTAGCCGGAACGGTAGGGCTAATGACCAGCCCCGTATTGGGCTACGATCGCGGCAACGGAACTGCCCCTTGGTATCGTCCCGCAGCCTCCAGTGCCGTTCCCGAAAAAGAAGCGATCGCGCTCGGTATCGCCAACCAACTCACCAACATCCTGCGCGATGTTGGCGAAGACGCGCAACGAGGGCGAATTTATCTTCCCCTCGAAGATCTCGCCCGCTTCAACTACACCGAAGACGACCTCTTTAAAGGCATCGTAGACGATCGCTGGCGCAACTTCATGCGGTTCCAAATCCAACGCGCCCGCCAGTTTTACGTCGATGCAGAGCGCGGTATTCGCGCCCTCTCTCCCGACGCGCGCTGGCCGGTTTGGGCGGCGTTAATGTTGTATCAAGGCATCCTCGATGTCATCGAACGCAACGATTACAACGTCTTTACCAAACGCGCTTTCGTCCCCAAAAGCGAAAAAATGTTGTATCTTCCCGTAGCTTGGTTGAGAGCGCAAGTGCTTTGA
- the pds gene encoding 15-cis-phytoene desaturase, with the protein MRVAIAGAGLAGLACAKYLTDAGHQPIVLESRDVLGGLVAAWKDEDGDWYETGLHIFFGAYPNMLQLFKELGIEDRLQWKEHTMIFNQPNNPGTYSRFDFPDLPAPVNGVVAILRNNDMLTWEEKIRFGLGLIPAMVKGQSYVEAMDEYSWSEWMKRQNIPPRVEKEVFIAMSKALNFINPDEISATILLTALNRFLQEKNGSKMAFLDGSPTERLCEPLVEYITDRGGEVHLNAPLKEILLNEDGSVRAFAMRGLNGAEDYLLEADAYVSAVSVDALKFLLPDAWQPLPYFQQLNGLEGVPVVNLHLWFDRKLTDIDHLLFSRSPLLSVYADMSNTCKEYANPDRSMLELVLAPAKDWIGKSDEEIIDMTMAELEKLFPQHFTGDNPAKLLKSKVVKTPRSVYKATPGREAVRPTQKTPIANFYLSGCYTSQRYLGSMEGAVLSGKLTASAIASDAADGKLTERDRDPKTSVAAPA; encoded by the coding sequence ATGCGAGTTGCGATCGCTGGAGCGGGCCTAGCTGGGTTAGCCTGCGCGAAATACTTAACTGATGCGGGACACCAACCCATTGTCCTGGAAAGCCGAGACGTTCTAGGCGGGCTGGTTGCCGCTTGGAAGGACGAAGATGGAGACTGGTACGAAACCGGGCTGCATATCTTTTTTGGCGCGTATCCGAATATGCTCCAGTTATTTAAGGAATTGGGAATTGAAGACCGCTTGCAGTGGAAAGAGCATACGATGATCTTCAACCAGCCCAATAACCCCGGAACCTACTCTCGTTTCGATTTTCCCGATCTTCCTGCCCCGGTTAACGGTGTTGTCGCGATTCTGCGCAATAACGATATGCTGACCTGGGAAGAAAAAATTCGCTTTGGTTTGGGCTTAATCCCGGCGATGGTGAAGGGACAATCCTACGTCGAAGCGATGGACGAGTATTCTTGGTCGGAGTGGATGAAACGCCAGAATATTCCGCCGCGCGTAGAGAAGGAAGTGTTTATCGCCATGTCGAAGGCGCTGAATTTTATCAACCCGGATGAAATTTCGGCGACGATTCTGCTGACGGCGTTGAATCGCTTTTTGCAGGAAAAAAATGGCTCGAAGATGGCGTTTTTGGATGGTTCGCCGACGGAACGCTTATGCGAACCGTTAGTCGAATATATTACCGATCGCGGCGGCGAGGTGCATTTAAACGCGCCGCTTAAAGAAATTTTGTTGAATGAAGACGGTTCGGTGCGCGCTTTTGCGATGCGCGGGCTGAATGGGGCAGAAGATTATTTACTCGAAGCGGATGCTTACGTTTCGGCGGTTTCAGTCGATGCCTTGAAGTTCTTGCTACCGGATGCTTGGCAGCCGTTACCCTACTTCCAGCAATTGAATGGGCTGGAAGGGGTTCCCGTGGTGAATTTACACTTGTGGTTCGATCGCAAACTCACCGATATCGACCATTTGCTGTTCTCGCGATCGCCCCTTCTCAGCGTTTATGCGGATATGAGCAATACCTGTAAAGAGTATGCCAATCCCGATCGCTCGATGTTGGAACTCGTCCTCGCACCAGCCAAAGACTGGATTGGAAAATCCGACGAAGAGATCATCGATATGACGATGGCGGAATTAGAAAAACTCTTCCCGCAACACTTCACCGGCGATAATCCCGCAAAATTATTGAAATCCAAAGTGGTTAAAACGCCGCGATCGGTATATAAAGCCACGCCGGGACGCGAAGCCGTCCGCCCGACCCAAAAAACGCCGATCGCAAACTTCTACCTCAGCGGTTGCTATACCAGCCAACGTTACCTCGGTAGTATGGAAGGCGCGGTACTATCGGGTAAACTCACCGCCAGTGCCATCGCCAGCGATGCTGCCGACGGGAAGTTAACGGAACGCGATCGCGATCCCAAAACCTCCGTTGCTGCACCAGCGTAG